A DNA window from Acidobacteriota bacterium contains the following coding sequences:
- a CDS encoding ATP-binding protein — protein MINRRYAATLHGLVRRWPAVTMLGPRQCGKTTFSRHALPGWTYVDLERPSDAAPLLADPEARLAQLGDHVIFDEAQRVPELFAVLRSTIDERRSRNGRFLLLGSASPQLVTGVAESLAGRTAFLDLPAFRWDEVQGAGRKESLSDLWLRGGFPGAFLARGDRARAEWLDAYTRAFIERDLPALGVDVSAARMRQLWTMLAHSNGGLWNASQLAASLGVSYHTVNRYVDVLEQTFLVRRLPPFFANIKKRLVKSPKIYFRDSGLLHAFLGIDTGASLHGHPARGLSWEAFVIDQLIAAFQRVRPAYRPYFWRTATGQEVDLLMDDGRRQVPFEIKLHSAPTIDDARGVLTCMKDLGLQRGYVIYPGREAYSLGHQVTALPAGQLLSRPQDIARL, from the coding sequence GTGATAAACCGGCGCTACGCCGCGACCCTGCACGGGCTGGTCCGCCGCTGGCCGGCGGTGACGATGCTCGGCCCGCGCCAGTGCGGCAAGACCACCTTCAGCCGACACGCCCTGCCTGGCTGGACCTACGTCGACCTCGAGCGGCCGTCCGACGCCGCGCCACTGCTGGCTGATCCCGAGGCCCGGCTCGCGCAGCTCGGCGACCACGTCATCTTCGATGAGGCGCAGCGGGTCCCCGAGCTGTTCGCCGTGCTGCGCAGCACCATCGACGAGCGACGGTCCCGGAATGGCCGCTTCCTGTTGCTTGGCTCGGCGTCGCCGCAGCTGGTCACCGGCGTGGCCGAGTCCCTCGCCGGCCGCACGGCCTTTTTGGACTTGCCGGCCTTCCGATGGGACGAGGTCCAGGGCGCCGGCCGCAAAGAAAGCTTGTCCGACCTGTGGCTGCGCGGCGGCTTTCCCGGCGCCTTTCTCGCGCGCGGCGACCGGGCCAGGGCCGAGTGGCTCGACGCCTACACCCGCGCGTTCATCGAACGCGATCTCCCGGCTCTGGGTGTCGACGTCTCGGCCGCCCGAATGCGTCAATTATGGACGATGCTCGCGCACAGCAATGGCGGGCTGTGGAACGCCTCGCAGCTCGCCGCCTCGCTCGGCGTCAGCTATCACACGGTCAATCGCTACGTCGACGTGCTCGAGCAGACCTTTCTCGTCAGGAGGTTGCCGCCATTCTTCGCCAACATCAAGAAACGTCTCGTCAAGAGTCCCAAGATTTACTTTCGAGACAGCGGACTGTTGCATGCGTTTCTCGGTATCGACACGGGGGCTTCGCTTCACGGGCATCCTGCCCGCGGACTCAGCTGGGAGGCGTTTGTCATCGACCAGCTGATTGCGGCGTTCCAACGGGTGCGGCCGGCGTACCGGCCCTACTTCTGGCGCACGGCGACTGGCCAGGAGGTCGACTTGCTGATGGATGACGGCCGGCGGCAAGTGCCCTTCGAGATCAAGCTGCACTCGGCGCCAACCATTGATGACGCGCGCGGGGTGCTGACCTGCATGAAGGACCTGGGACTGCAACGTGGCTACGTGATCTATCCGGGCCGCGAGGCGTACTCGCTCGGTCATCAGGTGACGGCTCTTCCCGCCGGCCAACTCCTCAGCCGGCCGCAGGACATCGCCAGGCTCTGA
- a CDS encoding DUF420 domain-containing protein, with the protein MTVTDLPALNASLNATSFVLLTTGWFLIKSGRRQAHKWCMIGALAVSAMFLTSYVIYHLNVGSVPFKGTGWIRTVYFAVLIPHIILAAAIVPMVLITVSRALSSRFDQHKQIARITLPLWLYVSVTGVIVYLMLYQM; encoded by the coding sequence ATGACCGTGACTGATCTTCCGGCGCTGAACGCGTCACTCAACGCCACCTCGTTCGTGCTGCTGACCACGGGCTGGTTCCTGATCAAGAGCGGCCGCCGGCAGGCGCACAAGTGGTGCATGATCGGCGCCCTGGCCGTGTCGGCCATGTTCCTGACCTCGTACGTGATCTATCACCTCAACGTCGGGTCGGTGCCCTTCAAGGGAACTGGGTGGATTCGCACGGTGTATTTCGCGGTGCTGATCCCACACATCATCCTGGCGGCGGCGATCGTGCCGATGGTACTGATCACGGTGTCGCGAGCGCTGTCGAGCCGCTTCGACCAGCACAAGCAGATCGCGCGGATCACCCTGCCCCTGTGGCTCTACGTGTCGGTCACGGGCGTGATCGTGTACCTGATGCTGTATCAGATGTAG
- a CDS encoding ABC transporter permease codes for MILATYSLWRRDVLRFLRQPSRIVGALLTPVIFWFVIGSGLGTSFQSATGEAGFLPYYFPGSLALIVLFTALFSTISIIEDRQEGFLQGVLASPAPRASIVLGKALGSMTLALINGAVFMLLLPVSGLSPGAGDILAAMASVALLGLALGGLGIMIAWPMRSTQGFHGIMNAVLMPMWLLSGALFPATGASGWVQALMRVNPLTPAVEMLRAFLTGVPAANLASAAGTVAVFAIVTLSISTLLVSRPSQ; via the coding sequence ATGATCCTTGCGACATATTCGCTCTGGCGGCGCGACGTCCTGCGGTTCCTCCGCCAGCCGAGCCGCATTGTCGGCGCGTTGCTGACGCCGGTGATCTTCTGGTTCGTGATTGGATCGGGCCTCGGCACGTCGTTTCAATCGGCCACGGGCGAGGCCGGCTTTCTGCCGTACTACTTCCCGGGCTCGCTGGCGCTGATCGTTCTCTTCACGGCCCTGTTCTCGACCATCTCGATCATCGAGGATCGCCAGGAGGGCTTTCTGCAGGGCGTGCTGGCGTCGCCGGCGCCGCGCGCGTCGATCGTGTTGGGCAAGGCGCTCGGCAGCATGACACTGGCCCTCATCAACGGTGCGGTCTTCATGCTGCTGTTGCCGGTGTCCGGCCTGTCACCGGGCGCCGGCGATATCCTGGCGGCCATGGCGTCGGTCGCGCTGCTCGGACTGGCCCTGGGCGGACTGGGCATCATGATCGCGTGGCCGATGCGATCGACGCAGGGCTTTCACGGCATCATGAACGCGGTGCTGATGCCGATGTGGCTGCTGTCGGGGGCGTTGTTCCCCGCCACCGGCGCATCCGGCTGGGTGCAGGCGCTGATGCGCGTGAACCCGCTCACGCCCGCCGTCGAGATGCTCCGCGCGTTCCTGACCGGCGTGCCCGCTGCCAACCTGGCCTCTGCCGCCGGCACGGTGGCGGTGTTCGCCATCGTCACCCTGTCAATCAGCACCCTGCTTGTGAGCCGTCCATCCCAATGA
- a CDS encoding ABC transporter ATP-binding protein has protein sequence MTSSALEVTDLKHRYGERESLRGLSFSVPRGDLFALLGPNGGGKTTLFRIISTLIAPTSGTVEVFGTDVVRQPAAARRQLGVVFQSAAIDPWLTVLENLRHHGYLYGLSGPALARGIERGLERFGLTPRAGDRVGTLSGGLRRRVELAKALLPEPPLLVLDEPSSGLDPAARRDLLQELRRLRDDEGTTIVLTTHLIEEAAVADRVGILHEGQLVAIGAPADLVANLPARAPTLDDVFTHHTGTGLSS, from the coding sequence ATGACCAGCTCGGCACTCGAAGTAACCGACCTCAAGCATCGCTACGGAGAGCGTGAGTCGCTGCGCGGACTCAGCTTCTCGGTGCCCCGCGGCGATCTGTTCGCGCTGCTCGGTCCCAACGGCGGCGGCAAAACCACGCTGTTCCGGATCATCAGCACGCTGATTGCACCCACGTCGGGCACGGTCGAAGTGTTCGGGACCGACGTCGTTCGCCAGCCCGCGGCCGCCCGCCGGCAGCTTGGCGTCGTGTTCCAATCCGCGGCCATCGACCCGTGGCTGACCGTGCTCGAGAACCTTCGTCACCACGGCTACCTGTATGGCCTGTCTGGGCCGGCCCTCGCGCGCGGCATCGAACGCGGCCTCGAACGCTTCGGCCTGACGCCCCGGGCCGGCGACCGCGTCGGCACGCTCAGCGGCGGCCTGCGCCGCCGCGTGGAACTGGCGAAGGCATTACTGCCGGAACCGCCGCTGCTGGTGCTCGACGAACCAAGCAGCGGCCTCGACCCGGCGGCGCGCCGCGACCTGCTGCAGGAGCTGCGCCGCCTGCGCGACGATGAGGGCACCACCATTGTGCTGACGACGCACCTGATCGAGGAGGCGGCGGTGGCCGACCGTGTCGGCATTCTTCATGAGGGCCAGCTGGTGGCCATCGGCGCGCCGGCAGACCTGGTCGCCAACCTCCCGGCCCGCGCGCCGACGCTGGACGACGTCTTCACCCATCACACGGGAACCGGCCTCTCGTCATGA
- the cyoE gene encoding heme o synthase translates to MSVSHSHAEDSHMEQAKATPSRAADFVTLTKPRLNFLVLLTTAAAYSLGAGPGATLAAFAHTLLGTFLVAGGASALNQAWERDTDRLMRRTRMRPIADLRMPPSAGIVFGLSLTVLGATELAYFLNPLTSGVALFTAASYVLFYTPLKTRTSLSTIVGALPGALPAVIGWAAATNTLSIEGWVLFGIVFMWQMPHFLAIAWMYRDEYARAGMPLLPVIQPDGRSTGRQAVIYTAALIPLSMMPTGVGLASPWYMVGAMTLGAILMMMALEFSAKRTLATARRLFFGSILYLPILWALLVFDHRAHF, encoded by the coding sequence ATGTCAGTTTCACATTCGCACGCTGAAGACAGTCACATGGAGCAGGCGAAGGCGACGCCGTCGCGGGCGGCCGACTTTGTCACGCTGACCAAGCCGCGGCTGAACTTCCTGGTCCTGCTGACCACGGCCGCGGCCTACTCGCTCGGCGCGGGGCCCGGCGCCACGCTGGCGGCGTTCGCCCACACGCTGCTCGGCACGTTCCTGGTGGCCGGCGGTGCCTCGGCGCTAAACCAGGCCTGGGAGCGCGACACCGATCGGCTGATGCGGCGCACGCGCATGCGCCCGATCGCCGACTTGCGGATGCCGCCGTCGGCCGGCATCGTCTTCGGCCTGTCCCTGACGGTGCTCGGCGCCACCGAACTGGCGTACTTTCTCAACCCGCTCACCTCGGGGGTGGCGCTCTTCACCGCGGCCAGCTACGTGCTGTTCTACACGCCGCTCAAGACCCGCACCTCGCTCTCGACCATCGTCGGCGCGCTGCCCGGCGCGCTGCCGGCCGTGATCGGCTGGGCCGCCGCCACCAACACCCTCTCGATCGAGGGCTGGGTCCTGTTTGGGATCGTGTTCATGTGGCAGATGCCGCACTTTCTCGCCATCGCCTGGATGTATCGCGACGAATACGCCCGCGCCGGCATGCCGCTGCTGCCGGTGATCCAGCCCGACGGCCGCTCGACCGGACGCCAGGCCGTGATCTACACCGCGGCCCTGATTCCGCTCAGCATGATGCCGACCGGCGTTGGCCTGGCCTCGCCGTGGTACATGGTGGGCGCAATGACACTGGGAGCGATCCTGATGATGATGGCGCTCGAATTCTCGGCCAAGCGCACCCTCGCCACGGCCAGGCGTTTGTTTTTCGGATCGATCTTGTACCTGCCCATCCTCTGGGCGCTGCTCGTCTTCGACCACCGAGCCCACTTTTAA